The DNA window ATTTATTATTTGCAATACACTTTTATTGATTCACAGTCCTATTGCGGTGCAAGTGCCATTGGGTTTAAAAGCGATTGACTACTGCTTAAGAACTTTAAACTCCACTCTTCTATTTAATTCCCTACCTTCTTTTTCATCGTCATTGGTTGCGAGAGGCTGTTCTTCTCCGTAACCTACCGTCGTAATTCTTCTTGGGTCAACACCTTTATTAATGAGATAATTTTTTACCGCATCAACTCTTGCTTTGGATAGTCTTTTATTAAATTCCTTCTTGCCAATATTGTCGGTATGTCCTCCGAGTTCTATTTCAAGACTGGGATTTCTGGCAAGCATATTTTCAACCTTGCTCAATTCATCAAATGAACTTGATTTTATTTTCGATTTATCAAAGTCGAAGTAGATATTTCTCAAAACTTTAGTTGTTCCCACCGATAATGGACTTAGAACTATTTCTTTGTCTTTCTGTGTTATTTCATCTTCCGACCCATCAAATAATATATCCTCGTTAATAAATGCGAAACCGTCTTTTTCTACCGAAAGTCGATAGGTACTGTTATCGGGGTTTTCTACTTTGAATTTATAAACACCATCATCCATTTTTCTTTGAGCAGCTACAATCTGGTTATCAACATTTATTAATGACACTTTAGCATTCATCAATTCCCCGCTTTGATCTTTGATTCTCAGATTCAGAATAACGTTCTTTTTTTCAGGGGCAGCTTTTTGTGCCACCGAACTTGTGGTATCCTTTGATACACTTGATACACTGTCACTTTCTTCAGGAATTTCAAATTGTCCCTCTTTGATCGAATATATATCAGACAAGCCATATCCGCCCCCTCTTACCGTGGCATAATAAGCGATTTCGCCGTCATTTGATGACACAAAATAAATATCATTATCAGAGGTGTTAATCGGATAACCCATATTGACAGGTTCTCCCCAGGACTCTTCTTCAATTAGATACTCAGACTTGAAAATATCGTATCCGCCCATACCTTTATGACCTTTACTACTGAAATAAAAATAATCACCTGAAAAATCCACAAAAGGGCCATCGTCGTCGTATTTGGTATTAATCACAGAACCGAGATTTTTGGCTTTCTTCCAGGCTCCTTTTTTATCTTTCTCAGAGTAGTAAATATCACTTCCACCATACCCTCCGGGCCGGTTGCTTGAGAAATAGAGCCTGCTTCCATCGGGAGAAAGACAAACTGAACTCTCTTTAAATCCTAATGAATTAATATTAGGCCCAATGGACTCCGGCTCAGTCCAGGTTCCGTTTTCGGCTTTATTCGAAACCAATATATCACCATTGTTTTCATCGGTGTATAGAAAAAGAATATTTCCATCTGCTGATAACGACAAATTCGAATTGTGAAAAACAGTATTTATTGGGGTTCCAATATTTTTGGCCTGCGACCATTTTCCATCTTCAAAATTGCTGAAAAAAATATCTTCAAAAAATTCATTATCGATGTCCACGTCTTTTGACAAGTTCCCATCTTTTCTTCTAGTAGTGAAAATCATAAAGGAATTCTCCCTATTGATTACAGGTGCATAATCATCGTAAACAGAATTGATTTGGGCACCCATATTTCTTATCGAATAATTTTGTGGATTGGAAACAAACTCTTTTCCGTTATAACATTCAAGAATTCTATTTTTCACTTCCTCAGCATCTATCTTATCGCTTCCACTATAAGTGGGGTTCTCAGCTAGTTTCTCTTCGTATTTCTGATAATACTTTATGGCTTCATCGAAGTCCAAGCCGAAATGATAACTGCGACCTATCAAATAATTCAGGGAAAATTTATAATCGGAATTGAGATTTAAAACCTTTATGAAATAAGTGGCAGCCCTATCTTTATTGATTGTTTCAAGGTACATTTTACCCGCTTTGAAATTGGCGTCCACATTATCGGGATCTATTCTTGCTGCTTGAATATAAAGCTCCTTTGCAACTTCTTTTGCCGCAGTACTCTCCATTACCAGATCGGCCTGCCTGACAAATTTTGCCGCAACTTCTTTTCTCTTTTCGGATATTTGAGAAAACAAGGTGATCGAATATAAGGATAGCGTCAACGATAGTAAAATAGCCTTATACTTTCCTGGCATATTTTGATTTCTTTAATTCTTTTTTCATGAATTTCAGGTCAAATTAATCAAATTATTCAGCAATTAGCCCAAAAATCACCTCAGGTATGAGTGCAAAAATACTAAATCTGAAAATCAGATATTAAGTTTTTCATTAATCCTGATCAAAATAAGTCATAGTTGGCTGATAATCAAATATATAACATGATAAATGTTTTGAATTATTATTTATGTAATTTGAAATATTAATTGAACAAGGCTTATTTACTGCTGTTCATATCCTTTAGGTTTTTTTTTCATCCGGCAGAATCTAACTTTGCCGCATTAATTATAATTATGACAGTAGTTCCGTACAAAGAGAAAAAGAGTGGGAAGAAAGAGCAGGTAGCTGAGATGTTTGACAACATTTCAGGGAATTACGATTTTCTTAATCATTTCTTAAGCCTGGGAATAGACATAATCTGGCGAAGAAAAGCCATAAATCTTTTAAGGAAGTCAAATCCGAAAATAATTCTTGATGTAGCTACGGGAACTGCGGATTTTGCCATACAATCTCTATCACTAAAGCCCAATCAGGTCATTGGAGTTGACATTTCAGAAGGGATGCTTGAAAAGGGGCGTGAAAAAATACATAAAAAAGGTCTTGAAAAGGTTATACAATTAAAAAGCGGAGATTCTGAAGATCTTCCTTTTGAAGACAATTATTTTGATGCGGTTATCGTTGCATTTGGAGTTAGAAACTTTGAAAATCTAGAACTTGGACTATCAAATATTATTAGAGTATTGAAGCCGGAAGGTCAGTTGGTGGTTTTAGAGTTTTCAAAACCAAAGAAATTCCCAATGAAGCAACTTTTTAGTTTTTACTTTAAGTTTATTTTACCTGTATTGGGAAAAATAGTATCCAAAGATAAATCCGCTTATACCTATCTTCCGGAGTCCGTCGATGCTTTTCCCGAAGGGCATAGTTTTAATATAATACTTGAAAAAATTGGTTTTAAAAAAGTGAAAAATATCCCTTTGACTTTCGGAATCAGCTCAATATATATAGGTCAGAAATGAGAGTTTTAATAGCAATATTGCTCTGTTTGAGTCTGGGACAAAAAGTTTACAGTCAATCCGCATACAGGCCGGAACTCAATTTGCCATATTACGATGACAAATGGTTTCACCCGGGATTTTTTGTGGCTGTTAATTTTGCCAACTATTATTTGCAGCATGATCCCAATTTTTTTACACCATCAAGGTTGGATTCTGTTGTAGCAGCAAACCCAATAGGAAGCCCGGGGATAACTTTGGGATTTATCGCCGGACTTCGATTGCACGATCAGGTCCATTTTAAGTTTCTTCCCGGAGTAAGTTTTTACACCAGGGGTGTTGAACTGGATTTTGCAAATGGAGAGCGGGTGAGAGAAACCATTGAGAATACCTTTTTGGAATTACCCCTTATGCTTAAAGTGAGATCCCAAAGAAAAAAGAATTTCAGAATGTATATTTTGGGAGGCGTTAAACCAAGTCTTGAAATTGGTTCCAGATTGAAAGAGCGCACCGAAGATCAGCTGAGGACACTAAGTTCTGATGTTGCAATTGAGTATGGCTTTGGATTCGATTTCTATTTCGAAATGTTCAAATTTGCTCCTGAAATCCGTTTTTCACATGGTTTTAATAATATGATCAATTCCGATCCTAATATATTTGCAACCAGTGTGGAAAGTCTGAAGTCCCATACTGTAACCATTTATTTAAATTTTGAATAAGCCTCAAACAGCTTTAATTACCGGAGCAAGTTCGGGAATCGGTGAAGCCACGGCTAAGCTTTTAGCTGAAAAGAAATATCGATTGATAATTTGTGGGAGAAACAGCTCAAAACTTAACAATTTAAAAGCTGAACTCAGTAAAAAATCTGAGGTGGAAAGTTTAACTTTTGATATAAGGCAAAAAGATAATGTTTTCAAAGCGATAGAAACTCTTCCCGGACAATTCCGCAATATCAATGTTCTAATTAACAATGCCGGAAATGCACATGGCCTCGCCAGCATTCAGGATGGAAGTGTTGAAGACTGGGATGCGATGATTGATGGCAATGTAAAAGGCTTATTATACGTTACTAAAGCCGTATTACCCTTAATGAAGGCACAGGAAAAAAAGCATATCATTAATATTGGATCGATAGCTGGAAAAGAAGTTTATAAGAATGGAAATGTTTATTGTGCCTCCAAATATGCAGTTGATGCCTTAAATACTGCCATGAGATATGATTTCCAGGAATTGGGAATAAAAGTATCGGAAATAAATCCCGGTTTAGTCGAAACGGGCTTTTCAGAAGTTCGATTTAAGGGAGATAAGGCAAAAGCCAATAGTGTATATAGAGGATTTACACCTTTGCGCGCTAGCGATATTGCAGACTTAATTTATTATGTTATATCAGCCCCGGCGCATGTCAATATAGCAGAAACACTCATTCTTCCTTCAGATCAGGCCGCTTCAACGATGGTGAAAAAGAGCAATTAGCTTATTTTTGACTTAATGCAAAAATATTTCTGGATAGGATTTTCATTTTTATTGTTTTCGCTGAGCGCTGTGCTTAGTTTTTGTACCGATCAGAATGACGAATCTAAAAAATCAAAACAAGATCAAGTAAGTGAGTTCTTAAACCTATCAAATGAAGCCACATTTGTAGGAAGCGAAAACTGCATCTCTTGTCATTCTGAAATTCATGAGGATTATGTTCACACGGGAAAAGGCCGTGCTTTTCACCTGGTCGACAAGGACAAAAGCATAGAAGACTTTAGCAATATCCATGTATATGATTCTTTTTCGGGATATCACTACACGGCATTTTGGAAAGGCAATGATATGATTGTACGGGAATATCGTCTTGCAATAGGAGATACAACCTATATAAGAGATGTCAAGGCTCAATTTGTTATTGGTTCCGGTAATCAGACTAGATCCTATTTGTTTGAAGAAAATGGATATTTCTATGAATTGCCGATCACCTGGTATGTAAAAAAAGGCATTTGGGACTTAAGTCCGGGTTATGAAAATGGGGCAAATACGAGGTTTTCAAGGCCGATCAGTCAAATGTGCATGAACTGTCATAACTCCGATTTTGAATTTGTCGATTTTTCTGTCAATAAATTTTTAAGTCTCGGGAATGGAATCGGATGCGAAAAATGCCATGGTCCCGGAAGCCTGCATGTCGAAAAAAGGAATTCCGGAATTGACCATAGTGATTCCATCGATTACAGCATAGTCAACCCCAAACATCTAAGTTTGGAATTACAATTTGATGTATGCAGACAATGTCATTTGGAAGGAGTAACTGTTAGCAAGGCCGGAAAGGATTTCATGGATTTTAGACCGGGAATGTCATTGAATGATTTTTGGGAAGTATTTATTCCGGTTGGTGAGAATGCCAATGATTTTGGCTTCGCATCTCATGTTGAAAGATTGCAAATGAGTGAATGTTTTAAAGCTTCCGGAGTTAAGATGAACTGTACCACATGCCATGATCCTCATAAGCCTCTTGCCGAAAATGCGGTATCATTTTATAATGAGAAATGTCAGAAATGTCATGGAATGGATGCTTGCGGAGCCGATCATCAAAGTCTTTCAATTAATAATAACAGCTGCATAGCCTGTCATATGCCCAAGGACGGTACTACGGATATCCCGCATGTTTCCACATCAGACCACTTTATTCGTGTATACATGGACAATTCGGAAAAAAGGAGCGAGGAAAGCGATGGATTGAAGGAATTCAGAAATTTTACATCGGAACAAGAGAATAAAAGGGATGTATTTCTGGCCAATCTGGAGTATTATGAAAAAGTTGAACAAAACCCCGGGTATCTTGAAAGGATAGAAGTTTTTATTTCAGAAGTAGAGCGCGAGAAGAAGATTAAATACTATTACCTCACAAAACAAGAACTGCCGGCCCATTTATTATCACAAAGCCCAAACAGCGAGGCCAATCCCTATACAGCTTTTTATTTAGGTGAAATTTTAAAGCGACAAAATGAGAATGCCATTCCCTGGCTGGAAAGAGCGGTGAATTTAGCACCTGATAATTTAGATTTTGCAAGACGACTCGGTAATGCCTATATGGATGTAAGGGATATTTCCAGAGCCAAAATCATATTTTTAGGGATTTATAATAAAAATAGACTGGAATTGCCCGCATTGGTCAATCTCGGTTTTATTTATCAACTGGAAGGAGATTTTCCCAAAGCATTACAATTCACCAAACAAGCGCTTGAATTGGATCCTTTGTATTTAAGAGCCAGAGAAAATTTAATCAATATTTATCTGAATTTAGGAGATATGGATAGTGCAACAAAATACCTGAACGCCTTAATATTGGATTATCCTGAAAAAGCTCAATATAGAAATCTAAAATCACAGATTGAATCCATGAGGGCAAACTAATCCATATGTTTAATTAATACTTCGGGTATAACGCGATGATCTCCTTCGAATTTGACTATTTTGAGTTGCGGAACACGATCCATGAGTTGTTTTGTTTTCTGGATATGTTCATTTTTTAAGAAAGGATCTTTGTCACCGTAAAATATTCTAACATTTTTTCCTAAGAGCGTTTTATCCAGAAAATCTGTACTCATATCAGGTGGGAAAATAGTTGCCCAGAGATATAAATCGTCAAAAATAATCTCGCTTTTTGAAATCCAACGGCATATTGTAGCACCTCCCTGAGAAAAACCCAACAGGCTAATTCTTTTGGCTTTGCTTGCCTTTACTTTTGAGATCATCAGAGATTCCAGAAAGGAAAATTGATTTTCGATCTCCAGTTCCCTGTTGTGTTTAGTCATCCAGGAAGCACCAACATTTCCGCTTAATCCATCCAAATAAAAGTGCGAAAGACCCTCAGGTGCAATGATTAAATTTTTATTTTGATCTAGCGCAATAAATTTTTTGATAAATCGTGAGGCCAGCTGACCATACCCATGGCATACCAGCCAAATGCGTTCCGGATCTTTTGGTTTTCCAATTTGATAATAATTGGCTTTAAGGCTAAATTCATGTGTTTTCTCCATTGGCTTTCACCTTATAGATTTTCTCATAGCGTTTAATAGCTTCAAACTGGTTGGATTCTTTTAACCACATTATTGATTCTTTTACTCCGAGTCCAAGATAGGAGCCTTCCCGAAGGTTTTGACGTATCTTTTTAAGCGTTTGATTTTGAAGTTTTTGATCAAAGTAAATCAATACATTTCTACAGAATATAATATCAAATGTTGTTTCGATTGTTTGCTGAACAAGGTCGTGGCATTTAAACTTTACATTTTCCAAAAGTGACAAATCCATTTGATAACCCAGTCCTCCTTTCACACAATAAAAATCAAGAGTCTTATTTCCCTGGGCGTGAACATAGTTTTCGCTGTTTTTTACAAAACTGTGATTAAAATAATAGCCCTTTCTGGCAATATCAATAACGAGGGGGTCAAGATCAGTGGCCAAAATTTCGACCTTATCAAAAATTTCTGCTTCCTTTAAAAGTATAGCAAGAGAAAATATTTCTTCCCCTGTAGAACAACCGGCAATCCAAATTTTTAATTTACCGGAATTTGAAATGTTCGGGATAATTTCATTTTTGAGAGCAATCCAAAATGGGGGATCTCTGAACATTTCTGTGGCACCCACAGTGATTTCATGGACGAGACTAATTTTAAAATCGGGCTCTTCTTTAATTTTCACTAGCAGTTCATCAGCATCGTCAAGACCAAAAATTGTAATGAGGTGTTCTATTCTCCTTGACAAAGATGCTTTTGCATAACCGCTAAAATCCAATTGATAATAATTCAGCAAGTGGTTAATAACCGAATCAATTATCTCAATATTAAGGTCTTCATTTTTTTTGAGATGAGGTTTGCCCTGATTTGGTGGTATGGACTGTGATTCTCTTGCCATTTATTTCAATTGAAATATAAGATATAACGAAAAAATGGCATTCGGAATAAAATGTAAAAGCTTTTTTGAGTGAAGCCAAAATTCATATAAATTGGCACCTGCATATAATCAAATGAACAAAATCCTCATAATTGGAGCAGGCCACTCCTCCAGCACATTAATAAAATATCTTATCAATGAAGGGCAAAAAGAGTCCTGGGAAATAATTGTCGCCGACCTCAATTATGATCTGGCAATAAAAAAATCCGCCGGATACTCCAATGTTGAGGGAATTAAATTTGATATTTCTGATACTCCTGCTGCAGAGAATACAATTTCTAATGTTGATGTGGTGATATCAATGTTGCCGGCATTTCTGCATATAGAAGTCGCAAAAGTTTGCCTTAGGCAAAAGAAACATTTGTTGACCGCATCATATAATACAGAAGAAATATCCGCATTGAGTTCAGAAACCAAGAGTAATGATAACCTGATTCTCATGGAAATGGGTTTAGATCCCGGGATCGATCACATGTCGGCCATGAGGGTAATCGATAAAATACGATCGGAAGGACACTATCTTGATACATTTGAGACTTTTACAGGAGGGCTTTTGGCAGCCAATGGAAAAGACAATCCATGGAATTATAAATTTACCTGGAATCCTAGAAATGTAGTTTTAGCAGGTCAGGGAATAGTAAAATTTATACAGGAAGGCCGATTTAAGTATATTCCCTATCACAAATTGTTTCGAAGAACAGAACGAATTCATATACCTGATCATGGATACTTTGAAGGATATGCCAATAGAGATTCGCTAAAATACCGTTCTGTATATGGCCTGGAAGATGTCAGAACATTATACAGGGGAACTTTGCGAAGACCGGGTTTTTGCAAAGCCTGGAATATTTTTGTCCAACTGGGCGCAACAGATGATACTTATCAAATGGAAGGTGTGAAAGAACTCACTCATCGTCAATTTTTGAATTCCTTTTTGTATTACAACCCTCATGATTCAATCGAACTGAAACTGGCACATTATATGGGTCTTGAAATGGAAGGTGAGGAAATGTACATGTTGCGATGGATTGGAATGTTTGATGAAGAACCTGTTGGAATTGACAAGGGAACACCGGCACAAATTCTTGAGCATATCCTAAAAAAGAAATGGACACTTTCTCCTGAAGATAAAGACATGATCGTCATGTATCACAAATTTATATTCAGATTAAAGGATTCAGACGAATTAAAAGAAATTAATTCCCACATGGTAGTTCTGGGAGATGATGCTGAAAATACAGGCATGTCGAAAACCGTGGGATTGCCACTCGCAATTGCAACCAAACTATTAATGAAAGGAAAAATTAAAGCGAGAGGTGTTTGTGTGCCTACTGATCCGCTTATCTACGAACCAGTGTTGAACGAATTGGAATCAGTAGGTATCATTTTTAATGAATACGAGGTGAAATAGATTGTAAAAATCAAATCAAGATTTCAAAAGCAATTTTTATTGAATATTATTTTTTCAATATTAAATTGAAATATTATCATATTCTGAAGCATGAAATGACCTTTTTGGCCTCATTTGGAATTTTATCATTAAAATTACACTTCAAGAAAATCCAATACTGATTGACGCACTCTGTATCAGATTAAATTCAAATTCATAAATAGATTAATTGAAAGGATTAAATTGCTCTGATAATGTCTTTTGAAATTCCGGCAGAGGAACAATTTTATAAAATGAATGTTTAAAAGTATCCTTCTACAAATTATTTGTTGAGATTTAAAAAACCTCACTAAGTGATTTTTAAAAACTAATTATTGATTAATGCATCAGCATTAATTTTAAATATTAATATCTAAAGATGAAGAAAACACTACTAAGTTTAATTGTAACTATTGTTTTTTTATTGAGCACCGAGGCTCAAGAGCAAAAGCAAGAAATAAGTGAATATTTGAATTCCTATGCTCAAAATTCAGCTTTGAGTACTGAGGATATTGCAAACTGGGAAATTACTGATAACTATGTTGATAAAAGAAACGGGATAAGATTTGTTTATATAAGACAAACAATCAAAGGTATCCCCGTACAAAATGGTTTGGCAAACTTTGCGATAAAAAATGGGGAAGTGGCATATATGGGCGACAGGCTCATTTCAAACTTAGAAAAAAACCTTCCATCATCGAATCCTTCGATAAGCGCAGAATCAGCAATAATCAGAGCCGCAGAACAATTGGATATTGAAGCGCCAAATGGCTTAAACCTGATTAGAACCGAATCCGAAAGAAAGTTAATTTTTTCAAATGGCGGTATCTCTCTGGAAAATATTCCTGTAGAACTCATGTATCTAAAAGCTGAAGATGACAATACTCATTTGGTTTGGAATTTGTCTATTTATGAACTTTCTGCACAAAATTGGTGGTCAGTTTCAATTGATGCACACAATGGAGAAATGCTCAATAAAGTTAATTGGGTAACGCATTGTGAATTTGGACATGCTCATGAAAATGATGAGAATTTCCGTGAAGAGCACTTGTCTCATTCTACAAGTTCTTCCAAACTCACTTCTTCGGATTACAAAGTGATTGCTTTACCGGCTGAAAGCCCAAATCATGGCCCATATGTAACGGTAAGTGATCCGGCAGATTCTTTGGCTTCTCCATTTGGTTGGCATGATACAGATGGCCTTCCTGGTGCAGAATATACCATTACGAGAGGAAATAACGTTCATGCCTACGAAGACATCGACGGAAGTAATAACAACAATCCCGGTACCAGCCCGGATGGTACTTCAGCATTGCATTTTGATTTTCCATACACTCCTGGAACAGCTCCAAGTTCATATACAGATGCAGCGACAACCAATTTGTTTTATCTCAATAATTTGATGCACGATATATGGTATTATTATGGATTTGATGAAGCTTCGGGTAATTTTCAGGTAAATAATTATGGCCGTGGTGGGCTTGGAGGAGATGATGTAAGAGCCGAGGCCCAGGATGGTGGTGGAACAAACAATGCCAATTTCGCTACACCAAGCGATGGCAACCGACCTAGAATGCAGATGTATTTATGGGGAAGTGGAAATTCGGCAAGAGACGGAGATTTTGATAACGGAATTATTGCTCATGAATACGGGCATGGTATTTCAAATAGATTGACAGGAGGACCTTCATTAAGTGGTTGTCTTTCTAACGCAGAACAGATGGGAGAGGGCTGGTCCGATTGGTTTGGCTTAATGATCACAATAGACTCCGGTGACCAGGCTACTGACAGAAGAGGTATAGGAACCTTTGCACAAGGTGCACCAACCACAGGAAATGGCATTCGACCTGCACCCTATACTACGGACTTCTCAATAAACAATTATACATATGGTAATACCAATAGCGGCTTAAGCCAACCCCATGGAATAGGTTTTGTATTTGCAACCGCACTTTGGGATTTGAACTGGGCTTTGATCAACTTTTATGGTGGTGTTGCAGATCCGGACCTTTACACTGGAACAGGAGGAAATAATATTACAATGAATCTGGTGATGATGGGAATGAAATTACAGCCTTGCAGTCCCGGAATGATTGATGGACGTGATGCAATTATTGCAGCTGACGAGCTGCTTTATAATGGCATTCACAAATGTTTAATTTGGGACGTTTTTGCCAATAGAGGATTTGGGTATTTTGCCCAGCAGGGAAGCCCTAACAGCCGTTCAGATCAGACGGAAGACTTCAATCCATCGCCATTTTGCCAGACGGCCACACAGGCGCCAATAGCCAATTTTGGTTTTAATCCTTTAGCACCAGCCTGTAAAGGAGATGTAAATTTCATCGATTCAAGTTTGAATATTGCGCAGCGATGGTTTTGGAATTTTGGTGATGGCACAACTGATACTTTTCCAAATCCAAAACATTCATATCTAAACGCGGGGACTTATACCGTACAATTGGTTGTTACTAATAACATAGGAAGTGATACCATTTCTAAAACTGTAACCGTCGGTCAGCCTCAACCTCCTGTGGTTTTAGACAAAGAAATTTGTGAAGGTGCTAATGCGGTATTGGTTGCTTCTAATGCGGAAGGTACAATCGAATGGTTTGATGCAGGCCTAAATTTGCAAGCTACAGGTCCAAT is part of the Hyphobacterium sp. CCMP332 genome and encodes:
- a CDS encoding OmpA family protein, whose amino-acid sequence is MPGKYKAILLSLTLSLYSITLFSQISEKRKEVAAKFVRQADLVMESTAAKEVAKELYIQAARIDPDNVDANFKAGKMYLETINKDRAATYFIKVLNLNSDYKFSLNYLIGRSYHFGLDFDEAIKYYQKYEEKLAENPTYSGSDKIDAEEVKNRILECYNGKEFVSNPQNYSIRNMGAQINSVYDDYAPVINRENSFMIFTTRRKDGNLSKDVDIDNEFFEDIFFSNFEDGKWSQAKNIGTPINTVFHNSNLSLSADGNILFLYTDENNGDILVSNKAENGTWTEPESIGPNINSLGFKESSVCLSPDGSRLYFSSNRPGGYGGSDIYYSEKDKKGAWKKAKNLGSVINTKYDDDGPFVDFSGDYFYFSSKGHKGMGGYDIFKSEYLIEEESWGEPVNMGYPINTSDNDIYFVSSNDGEIAYYATVRGGGYGLSDIYSIKEGQFEIPEESDSVSSVSKDTTSSVAQKAAPEKKNVILNLRIKDQSGELMNAKVSLINVDNQIVAAQRKMDDGVYKFKVENPDNSTYRLSVEKDGFAFINEDILFDGSEDEITQKDKEIVLSPLSVGTTKVLRNIYFDFDKSKIKSSSFDELSKVENMLARNPSLEIELGGHTDNIGKKEFNKRLSKARVDAVKNYLINKGVDPRRITTVGYGEEQPLATNDDEKEGRELNRRVEFKVLKQ
- the ubiE gene encoding bifunctional demethylmenaquinone methyltransferase/2-methoxy-6-polyprenyl-1,4-benzoquinol methylase UbiE, which codes for MTVVPYKEKKSGKKEQVAEMFDNISGNYDFLNHFLSLGIDIIWRRKAINLLRKSNPKIILDVATGTADFAIQSLSLKPNQVIGVDISEGMLEKGREKIHKKGLEKVIQLKSGDSEDLPFEDNYFDAVIVAFGVRNFENLELGLSNIIRVLKPEGQLVVLEFSKPKKFPMKQLFSFYFKFILPVLGKIVSKDKSAYTYLPESVDAFPEGHSFNIILEKIGFKKVKNIPLTFGISSIYIGQK
- a CDS encoding PorT family protein; translated protein: MRVLIAILLCLSLGQKVYSQSAYRPELNLPYYDDKWFHPGFFVAVNFANYYLQHDPNFFTPSRLDSVVAANPIGSPGITLGFIAGLRLHDQVHFKFLPGVSFYTRGVELDFANGERVRETIENTFLELPLMLKVRSQRKKNFRMYILGGVKPSLEIGSRLKERTEDQLRTLSSDVAIEYGFGFDFYFEMFKFAPEIRFSHGFNNMINSDPNIFATSVESLKSHTVTIYLNFE
- a CDS encoding SDR family NAD(P)-dependent oxidoreductase, producing MNKPQTALITGASSGIGEATAKLLAEKKYRLIICGRNSSKLNNLKAELSKKSEVESLTFDIRQKDNVFKAIETLPGQFRNINVLINNAGNAHGLASIQDGSVEDWDAMIDGNVKGLLYVTKAVLPLMKAQEKKHIINIGSIAGKEVYKNGNVYCASKYAVDALNTAMRYDFQELGIKVSEINPGLVETGFSEVRFKGDKAKANSVYRGFTPLRASDIADLIYYVISAPAHVNIAETLILPSDQAASTMVKKSN
- a CDS encoding tetratricopeptide repeat protein; protein product: MQKYFWIGFSFLLFSLSAVLSFCTDQNDESKKSKQDQVSEFLNLSNEATFVGSENCISCHSEIHEDYVHTGKGRAFHLVDKDKSIEDFSNIHVYDSFSGYHYTAFWKGNDMIVREYRLAIGDTTYIRDVKAQFVIGSGNQTRSYLFEENGYFYELPITWYVKKGIWDLSPGYENGANTRFSRPISQMCMNCHNSDFEFVDFSVNKFLSLGNGIGCEKCHGPGSLHVEKRNSGIDHSDSIDYSIVNPKHLSLELQFDVCRQCHLEGVTVSKAGKDFMDFRPGMSLNDFWEVFIPVGENANDFGFASHVERLQMSECFKASGVKMNCTTCHDPHKPLAENAVSFYNEKCQKCHGMDACGADHQSLSINNNSCIACHMPKDGTTDIPHVSTSDHFIRVYMDNSEKRSEESDGLKEFRNFTSEQENKRDVFLANLEYYEKVEQNPGYLERIEVFISEVEREKKIKYYYLTKQELPAHLLSQSPNSEANPYTAFYLGEILKRQNENAIPWLERAVNLAPDNLDFARRLGNAYMDVRDISRAKIIFLGIYNKNRLELPALVNLGFIYQLEGDFPKALQFTKQALELDPLYLRARENLINIYLNLGDMDSATKYLNALILDYPEKAQYRNLKSQIESMRAN
- a CDS encoding alpha/beta hydrolase produces the protein MEKTHEFSLKANYYQIGKPKDPERIWLVCHGYGQLASRFIKKFIALDQNKNLIIAPEGLSHFYLDGLSGNVGASWMTKHNRELEIENQFSFLESLMISKVKASKAKRISLLGFSQGGATICRWISKSEIIFDDLYLWATIFPPDMSTDFLDKTLLGKNVRIFYGDKDPFLKNEHIQKTKQLMDRVPQLKIVKFEGDHRVIPEVLIKHMD
- a CDS encoding protein-glutamate O-methyltransferase CheR → MARESQSIPPNQGKPHLKKNEDLNIEIIDSVINHLLNYYQLDFSGYAKASLSRRIEHLITIFGLDDADELLVKIKEEPDFKISLVHEITVGATEMFRDPPFWIALKNEIIPNISNSGKLKIWIAGCSTGEEIFSLAILLKEAEIFDKVEILATDLDPLVIDIARKGYYFNHSFVKNSENYVHAQGNKTLDFYCVKGGLGYQMDLSLLENVKFKCHDLVQQTIETTFDIIFCRNVLIYFDQKLQNQTLKKIRQNLREGSYLGLGVKESIMWLKESNQFEAIKRYEKIYKVKANGENT
- a CDS encoding saccharopine dehydrogenase NADP-binding domain-containing protein; translated protein: MNKILIIGAGHSSSTLIKYLINEGQKESWEIIVADLNYDLAIKKSAGYSNVEGIKFDISDTPAAENTISNVDVVISMLPAFLHIEVAKVCLRQKKHLLTASYNTEEISALSSETKSNDNLILMEMGLDPGIDHMSAMRVIDKIRSEGHYLDTFETFTGGLLAANGKDNPWNYKFTWNPRNVVLAGQGIVKFIQEGRFKYIPYHKLFRRTERIHIPDHGYFEGYANRDSLKYRSVYGLEDVRTLYRGTLRRPGFCKAWNIFVQLGATDDTYQMEGVKELTHRQFLNSFLYYNPHDSIELKLAHYMGLEMEGEEMYMLRWIGMFDEEPVGIDKGTPAQILEHILKKKWTLSPEDKDMIVMYHKFIFRLKDSDELKEINSHMVVLGDDAENTGMSKTVGLPLAIATKLLMKGKIKARGVCVPTDPLIYEPVLNELESVGIIFNEYEVK